Proteins encoded together in one Candidatus Sulfotelmatobacter sp. window:
- a CDS encoding DUF58 domain-containing protein: MPSRFAQWLQSASAEVWVKFLLALVGLGVAFAAALFSTVSRDAGNFWTTLILASTSLIVATMVGLVTVPYLARRVAVERLRESFDYEVTRAGIVYVLVTIIIGIAALNTGNNLLYIVVAAMLAAILVSGIVSAWVLRYLELDVRLPEHVFAGRPVAGRIVLRNPRRFLPSFSIQVISTRKKKKKATKQWQWEPTTFAFPFNRPMEQQWLRLPDRRLRRVTVLPPPPGIFQGMAYFPFVPPQADVSADLELRFDQRGRYREDNFGLATRFPFAFLTKTRHVSLPREVLVYPRIDVIQEAFDVLPLVRGGWESFVRGRGSELYRIREYMPEDSARHVDWKATAKSGSLKVREFAREDERKLCIALDNPESGRISERAYERAVDLTATLAWQFSTTQDAELSFVVPGRPRTRDLHEFLSWLAVIEPGRSEPRVPAVDALCEMNLSSSDEYNIVVTARPRGTVPAALWNSSYFIFAEECLSRGQDQSQR; the protein is encoded by the coding sequence GTGCCTAGCCGTTTCGCGCAGTGGCTGCAATCGGCTTCGGCGGAAGTCTGGGTGAAGTTTCTGCTCGCCCTCGTGGGTCTGGGCGTGGCCTTCGCCGCGGCACTTTTTTCCACCGTATCGCGCGACGCCGGCAACTTCTGGACCACTCTGATTCTGGCTTCGACTTCGCTGATCGTCGCCACCATGGTGGGGCTGGTGACCGTGCCGTATCTGGCGCGCCGCGTGGCCGTCGAGCGCCTGCGGGAGTCTTTCGACTATGAAGTGACTCGAGCCGGCATCGTGTATGTGCTGGTCACGATCATCATCGGCATTGCCGCGCTGAACACCGGAAACAATCTTCTGTACATCGTCGTGGCAGCCATGTTGGCGGCGATACTCGTGTCGGGGATTGTTTCTGCGTGGGTGCTGCGATATCTGGAACTGGATGTGCGCCTGCCGGAGCACGTCTTCGCGGGACGTCCGGTGGCGGGACGCATCGTGCTGCGGAACCCCCGAAGATTTCTTCCGTCGTTTTCCATTCAGGTGATTTCCACGCGCAAGAAGAAAAAGAAGGCAACCAAGCAGTGGCAGTGGGAGCCGACTACGTTCGCCTTTCCCTTTAACCGTCCGATGGAGCAGCAGTGGCTGCGGCTGCCGGACCGGCGCCTGCGCCGCGTGACCGTGCTTCCTCCGCCTCCTGGAATCTTTCAGGGAATGGCTTATTTTCCGTTTGTTCCGCCTCAGGCTGATGTTTCCGCCGATCTGGAGTTGAGATTTGATCAGCGCGGTCGCTATCGTGAAGACAACTTCGGCCTGGCTACACGCTTTCCTTTCGCCTTTCTTACCAAGACCCGACATGTGTCGTTACCTCGGGAAGTGCTGGTCTATCCTCGCATCGACGTCATCCAAGAGGCGTTCGATGTTCTGCCGCTGGTGCGCGGCGGGTGGGAAAGCTTTGTCCGCGGCCGGGGCTCGGAACTTTACCGCATTCGCGAATATATGCCGGAGGATTCCGCCCGGCACGTGGACTGGAAGGCCACGGCGAAGTCCGGCTCGCTGAAAGTCCGCGAGTTTGCCCGCGAAGACGAGCGCAAGCTGTGCATCGCTTTGGATAATCCTGAATCTGGCCGGATTTCCGAACGCGCCTATGAGCGGGCCGTCGATCTCACGGCAACTCTGGCCTGGCAATTCTCTACCACCCAGGACGCGGAGTTATCTTTCGTCGTCCCCGGACGCCCACGCACGCGCGATCTGCACGAGTTTCTGTCGTGGCTGGCGGTGATCGAGCCAGGGCGGTCCGAGCCGAGGGTTCCAGCCGTGGATGCCCTTTGTGAGATGAATCTGAGTAGTTCCGATGAATACAATATCGTGGTCACGGCGCGCCCGCGCGGAACCGTTCCGGCAGCTTTGTGGAACTCTTCGTACTTCATCTTCGCGGAAGAGTGCCTCAGTCGAGGTCAGGATCAAAGTCAGAGGTAA
- a CDS encoding CBS domain-containing protein has protein sequence MRICDLIKAQDTYHAELGYTVLQTVRVMVERNIGAVPVVHNGKLVGIFSERDLMKRVVAESRDPRSTCMAEVMTDDPLTVSMNENLENCMTLMRRHGFRHLPVCHDGQLIGIVSLRDILLHDLDEKDDEVRMMRAYIHSMPDA, from the coding sequence ATGCGTATCTGCGACCTGATTAAGGCTCAGGACACATATCATGCGGAATTGGGCTACACCGTGCTCCAAACGGTGCGCGTCATGGTCGAGCGCAACATTGGAGCCGTGCCTGTTGTCCACAACGGCAAACTGGTCGGAATTTTTTCAGAACGCGACCTGATGAAGCGCGTGGTCGCGGAAAGCCGCGATCCGCGCAGCACCTGTATGGCGGAGGTGATGACCGATGATCCGCTCACCGTCAGCATGAACGAGAATTTGGAAAACTGCATGACGCTGATGCGCCGCCACGGCTTCCGCCATCTTCCGGTCTGCCATGACGGTCAGTTGATCGGCATTGTGTCCTTGCGCGACATCCTGTTGCATGATCTGGATGAAAAGGATGATGAAGTGCGCATGATGCGTGCGTACATCCACTCCATGCCCGACGCTTAG